From a region of the Rhodococcus sp. 4CII genome:
- the tsaD gene encoding tRNA (adenosine(37)-N6)-threonylcarbamoyltransferase complex transferase subunit TsaD: MIVMGIESSCDETGVGIVRWNGDGTCELLADEVASSVDQHARYGGVVPEVASRAHLEAIVPTMRRALAVAGIAKPDALAVTIGPGLAGALLVGVAAAKAYAAAWDVPFYAVNHLGGHVSVDTLEHGPMPPCVALLVSGGHTHLLHVEDLAKPIVELGTTVDDAAGEAFDKVARLLGLGFPGGPALDAAAQDGDRNAIPFPRGMTGPRDARHDFSFSGLKTAVARYVESKERAGEVYSVPDIAASFQEAVADVLTMKAVRAARDVGVDTLVLGGGATANSRIRALAEERCAEAGLTLRVPKPRLCTDNGVMIASLGAHLIGGGAAPSLLTVASDPGLSVATSQVFS; this comes from the coding sequence ATGATCGTCATGGGGATCGAAAGCTCTTGTGACGAGACCGGAGTCGGCATCGTCCGGTGGAACGGTGACGGAACGTGTGAGCTTCTCGCCGACGAGGTCGCGTCCAGCGTCGACCAGCACGCCCGCTACGGAGGGGTGGTGCCGGAGGTCGCGTCCCGCGCTCATCTCGAGGCCATCGTCCCGACGATGAGGCGTGCCCTCGCGGTGGCCGGGATCGCCAAGCCGGACGCGCTTGCCGTCACCATCGGCCCCGGCCTGGCCGGTGCGCTGCTCGTCGGCGTCGCGGCGGCGAAAGCGTATGCGGCGGCCTGGGACGTCCCGTTCTACGCCGTGAATCACCTCGGCGGTCACGTCTCGGTGGACACCCTCGAGCACGGACCGATGCCGCCGTGTGTGGCGCTGCTCGTGTCGGGTGGGCACACGCACCTCCTGCACGTCGAGGATCTCGCGAAACCCATCGTCGAACTGGGCACGACCGTTGACGACGCAGCCGGCGAAGCGTTCGACAAGGTGGCTCGCCTCCTCGGACTCGGCTTCCCCGGTGGGCCCGCCCTCGACGCTGCGGCGCAGGACGGCGACCGGAACGCGATTCCGTTCCCTCGCGGCATGACCGGGCCGCGCGATGCGCGGCACGACTTCTCGTTCTCCGGTCTGAAGACGGCGGTGGCGCGATATGTCGAATCGAAGGAGCGTGCCGGGGAGGTGTATTCGGTGCCGGACATCGCCGCGAGCTTCCAGGAGGCCGTGGCCGACGTGCTGACGATGAAAGCGGTGCGCGCCGCCCGTGACGTGGGCGTCGACACTCTCGTCCTCGGCGGGGGTGCCACGGCCAACTCGCGTATCCGCGCGCTCGCCGAGGAACGCTGCGCCGAGGCCGGCCTGACGCTGCGGGTTCCCAAGCCGCGCTTGTGCACCGACAACGGAGTGATGATCGCGTCGCTCGGCGCGCACCTGATCGGGGGTGGCGCCGCGCCCTCCCTGCTGACCGTGGCGAGCGATCCGGGACTGTCGGTGGCGACCAGTCAGGTGTTCAGCTGA
- the rimI gene encoding ribosomal protein S18-alanine N-acetyltransferase, producing the protein MTFRIEPMSAADAERCAELETILFAGDGPWSASAFRAELAAPHVRYTVARDESGHVVGYAGIALLGDGAHPESEIHTIGTDPACQRRGIGGALLDELLRVADTHGGPVFLEVRTDNDAAIALYKREGFEIVGTRKKYYQPSGADAFTMRRPGSGEEPVQ; encoded by the coding sequence ATGACGTTCCGCATCGAACCGATGTCGGCCGCGGATGCCGAACGCTGCGCGGAGCTCGAAACCATTCTCTTCGCCGGCGACGGGCCCTGGAGCGCAAGCGCGTTCAGGGCGGAACTCGCCGCCCCGCACGTGCGTTACACCGTGGCGCGGGACGAGTCGGGACACGTCGTCGGATACGCCGGAATCGCCCTGCTGGGCGATGGCGCGCATCCGGAATCCGAGATACACACGATCGGAACGGACCCGGCGTGCCAGCGCCGGGGCATCGGCGGCGCCCTCCTCGACGAGCTTCTCCGCGTCGCCGACACCCACGGTGGTCCGGTGTTCCTCGAAGTGCGGACCGACAACGATGCGGCGATCGCGCTGTACAAACGTGAAGGATTCGAGATCGTGGGAACCCGTAAGAAGTACTACCAACCGAGCGGTGCGGACGCGTTCACGATGCGCCGCCCCGGATCGGGTGAGGAGCCGGTGCAATGA
- the tsaB gene encoding tRNA (adenosine(37)-N6)-threonylcarbamoyltransferase complex dimerization subunit type 1 TsaB, with protein MLVLAIDTSTPAVTAGVVRVSADSASVGAVHTLAVRVTVNPRAHAEVLTPHILECLTESGHVAADLDAVVVGAGPGPFTGLRVGMATAAAFADALGIPAHGVCSLDAIAAQVDGDRNLLVVTDARRREVYWARYSAGVRVEGPAVVKPRDLEPMPSEVVAGSPSHVDFFDLPVEPVETPSPAGLVAVAAEALFSGGVPDALVPLYLRRPDAVELADRKK; from the coding sequence GTGCTTGTTCTCGCCATCGACACGTCCACGCCTGCCGTGACCGCCGGAGTCGTCCGGGTTTCGGCCGATTCCGCATCGGTGGGGGCGGTGCACACCCTCGCGGTGCGCGTGACGGTCAACCCGCGCGCCCACGCGGAAGTGCTCACCCCGCACATCCTCGAATGCCTCACCGAGTCGGGTCACGTCGCCGCTGACCTCGACGCGGTGGTGGTCGGGGCCGGGCCCGGGCCATTCACCGGACTGCGCGTGGGGATGGCTACCGCCGCCGCCTTCGCCGACGCCCTCGGTATTCCGGCGCACGGCGTGTGCAGCCTCGACGCAATCGCCGCCCAGGTGGACGGGGACCGGAATCTGCTCGTCGTCACGGACGCACGCCGCCGGGAGGTGTACTGGGCGCGGTATTCGGCGGGAGTGCGGGTGGAAGGTCCGGCGGTGGTGAAGCCGCGCGACCTCGAGCCCATGCCCTCCGAGGTGGTCGCGGGATCGCCGTCGCATGTCGACTTCTTCGATCTGCCCGTCGAACCCGTGGAAACGCCCTCGCCCGCAGGGCTGGTCGCGGTGGCCGCGGAGGCTCTGTTCAGTGGCGGCGTCCCGGACGCGCTGGTCCCGCTGTACCTGCGGCGCCCGGACGCCGTCGAGTTGGCGGACCGGAAGAAATGA
- the tsaE gene encoding tRNA (adenosine(37)-N6)-threonylcarbamoyltransferase complex ATPase subunit type 1 TsaE, producing MSAEERELGVSGTVVLATAEDTEQFGRDLARGLVAGDLVVLDGPLGAGKTALTKGIGAGLGVQGRVTSPTFVIAREHRAGTRPGGGAPVGMVHVDAYRLGGSGPHALDELDALDLDTDLAAAVVVVEWGEGIVEQLVDRHLRVRLRREPETDVRTAHWEWIS from the coding sequence ATGTCGGCTGAGGAGAGAGAGCTGGGTGTGAGCGGGACGGTGGTGCTGGCGACGGCGGAGGACACGGAGCAGTTCGGGCGGGACCTCGCCCGGGGGCTCGTCGCCGGCGATCTGGTGGTGCTCGACGGACCCCTCGGCGCAGGGAAGACCGCGCTGACGAAGGGAATCGGGGCAGGCCTCGGCGTGCAAGGACGAGTGACTTCGCCCACATTCGTGATCGCGCGAGAGCACCGGGCGGGCACGCGACCCGGCGGCGGTGCACCGGTGGGAATGGTGCACGTGGACGCGTACCGGCTGGGTGGCAGCGGCCCGCACGCCCTGGACGAGCTCGACGCGCTCGACCTCGACACCGACCTGGCCGCAGCGGTGGTCGTCGTCGAATGGGGGGAGGGCATCGTCGAGCAACTGGTCGACCGCCACCTGCGAGTGCGCCTGCGCCGCGAACCGGAGACGGATGTCCGCACGGCCCACTGGGAGTGGATTTCCTGA
- a CDS encoding alpha/beta fold hydrolase, whose amino-acid sequence MGVSKRLGLVGGLLSALALGSVAGVNALRSATRPGREIYDDEDFALMSRDRRSVVVTEDGVALTVREVGPVDAPVTAVFVHGYCLDMTSWHFQRRQLAERWGDDVRMVFYDQRGHGDSGVPSTESCTIAQLGADLATIVEAKAPTGPVVLVGHSMGGMTVLAFAGQRPELVASRVAAVGLIATAAAGLSETGLTRNLQNPVIDGFRLAVRTSPDVVQLARGAARALITPILRAASYGTDVSPRLQKFSDSMLDRTSVVTVVNFLRTLELHDESASLAAIEDTPSVVVCGDSDMIIPFSSSRKLAADLAESELVRVRGAGHLVQLEFPSVVSDAIDRVLRRGLDTGESREQSDVG is encoded by the coding sequence ATGGGGGTGTCGAAGCGCTTGGGGCTGGTCGGCGGGCTGCTGAGCGCGCTCGCGCTGGGCTCGGTGGCCGGGGTCAACGCGCTGCGGAGCGCGACCCGGCCGGGGCGGGAGATCTACGACGACGAGGACTTCGCACTGATGTCGCGGGATAGGCGCAGCGTCGTGGTCACCGAGGACGGCGTCGCGCTCACTGTCCGCGAGGTCGGACCGGTCGACGCCCCGGTGACGGCGGTGTTCGTACACGGATATTGCCTGGACATGACGTCGTGGCATTTCCAGCGCCGTCAACTCGCCGAGCGCTGGGGCGACGACGTGCGGATGGTGTTCTACGACCAACGCGGGCACGGTGATTCGGGTGTCCCGTCGACCGAGAGCTGCACCATCGCGCAGCTGGGCGCCGATCTCGCGACGATCGTCGAGGCAAAGGCTCCGACCGGACCGGTTGTGCTGGTGGGGCATTCGATGGGCGGGATGACGGTGCTCGCATTCGCCGGGCAACGGCCGGAACTGGTGGCGTCCCGGGTGGCGGCGGTGGGTCTGATCGCCACGGCCGCGGCGGGCCTCAGCGAGACCGGATTGACCAGAAACCTGCAGAACCCGGTCATCGACGGATTCCGGTTGGCCGTCCGGACCTCGCCCGATGTGGTCCAGCTCGCACGGGGCGCGGCCCGGGCGCTGATCACCCCCATTCTGCGGGCGGCGTCCTACGGCACGGACGTGAGTCCGCGCCTGCAGAAGTTCTCCGATTCGATGCTGGACCGGACGTCGGTGGTCACCGTCGTGAACTTCCTGCGGACGCTCGAATTGCACGACGAGTCGGCGTCACTCGCGGCGATCGAGGACACCCCGTCCGTCGTGGTGTGCGGCGACAGCGACATGATCATCCCGTTCTCCAGTTCCCGGAAGCTCGCCGCGGACCTCGCGGAATCCGAACTGGTGCGGGTGCGCGGCGCGGGCCACCTCGTGCAACTCGAGTTCCCGTCGGTGGTGTCGGACGCGATCGACCGGGTGCTGCGCCGGGGTCTCGACACGGGGGAATCGCGGGAGCAGTCCGATGTCGGCTGA